CAAATTATGATCCACAACAATTGATCTACCTTTTGGATTGGAGTTATACCACTTACAACGAAATAAGAACACCTTCCGATCTAAAACGAATGACAACTGCAAAATCTCAATCAAGACACCATAATATAGGATATTAATATTGTCATGATCACCTTCAGTGCAAATTCCAGAACATTGTGTCTTAAGAGTATCTTCACGCTCTTTACATCGAAATCGAACACCATTTACAATACAACTTTGGTAGGTGTTGTGCCGTTCaagtggaccttgagataaataGTACAAATCATCATTGGCAAGAGGTGATTTTTGAACTCACATTTGAGACACCTATAGTATGAAAGAATTTGAATTATGATGAATGATGTCACAACTTAAGAATTTAGTAAGAAACAATTAATGATAATCCCTTACTTTATTCTTAAACCAAGAAGGAAATTGTTCTTTGTGCTATAAGGCAACTTCTGAATCTGAAAGACCTTTTTCTTCCAACAACTTTATATGATCACTACATTCAAATTCATTTCTATGAATAAGTAAATGATATTTTGTTGATATAatttagaagaagaaaagaaattgtTACTTACTCGATAAAATCTTGGATATCATCTACAGAATTGTTCAATATATACCATTGAACGACTTTTCTCCAATTTTGAAGCAATTTGATAGTAGATGCCCCAAATGGACGAACATTGGAGTTGAAAACATCTAACTTATGATTTGGAGAAGGTATATCCCAATTACGCTCGGGTCTTGTGAATCTTGTCTCTATGTTAGAAACATATCTTGACAAGAAAGTTACAGCATCATCTACAACAAAAGCTTCCGCTATTGAACCATCAGGCCGAGACATGTTTCTCACATATTTCTTGTACAAACCCATATGGCGTTCTGTCCCAAACATCCATCTCGAAGCAACTGGACCACCTAATAACACTTGATCGGGTAGGTGAACACAGAGATGAACCATTTTGGTAAAAAATGATGGGGGGAATATCTtttccaacttgcacaaaattatTACAATTCCATCTCTCAATTGTTCTATGTCAGAAATTTGTAATGTTTTTGCACAAATTTTTTGAAAGAATTGGCAGAGTTCAATCAAAGTACCACGAATGTTGTCTGTCAGAAAAGGAAGTAATGCAGCTGGTAATATCTTATGAAGTAAAACATGCCAATCATGAGTTTTCATTCCTCCTAGTTTGTCATTATCTGTTGCACATCGACTAATATTCGAAGCATATCCATCTGGTAATCTAACACTTTGAATGAATTTACAAAAATCTTTGCATTCTTCTCTCGTCAAAGTGTAACTAGCATAAGGTTTTTCAAGCTTGTTATTAGAAGGGTCCTTCTTCAGCCAAAGCTCTTCACGAATATTAAGATTTTGCAAATCCTTACGAGCTTTTAAATTGTCTTTCGATTTACCTTCAATGTCTAAAAGTGTTCCAATAATgttatcacatacatttttctctatatgCATCACATCAAGATTGTGACGCAGCAAGAGCTTTGACCAGTATGACAATTCAAACAAAACACTTCTTTTACACCAATTCAGCTCTTTCTCTCCACGCTTACATTTTCTAGAAGAATTACTTGGTGCTTTACCAGGAGTATGAATAGGAATTTCTTCCAATTGCTTTAAAATGTCATCACCAGTAAAAGTTCTAGGAGGGCAACGTAATTCAGTAGATCCATCATATTCTTTACTTTTTCTCCAAGAATGGTTTCTTTTCAAATAACATCGATGTCCCATGAAACATTGTTTGTCAGTAATTCTTCTAGATCTTGTATCTTCAAGACAAACAGGACATGCTAATTTACCAGTAGTTCTCCACCCAGACAAGTATGCATAAGCGGGAAAATCACTAATTGTCCACAAGACTGCAGCTCGAAGTTTAAACATGCATTGACCATATTGACCAAATCATATGCATTGACTCCATCCCATAACTCTTTAAGCTCTTCAATTAATGGCTTCAAGAACACATCATAATCTTTTCCAGGAGATTTAGGACCTGGAATTAACAAAGACATGAGATAGTTTGTTCCATTAGGAGACCCGAGGTGGCATATTGTACGAAATTAATATCACTGGCCACAAACTATAGGTTGATGTCATATTAGACAAAGGGTTAAACCCATCTGACGCCAACCCCATTCGTACACTCCTGGAATCAGCTGcaaaatcaagataaacattgttGAAATGCTTCCAAGCATCCCCATCAGCAGGATGACGTAAAATCCCAGCTTCATTTTTTCTTACCTCTTTATGCCATCACATATCTTTAGAAGTGTGCTTCGAACTAACCAATCGCTTAAGTCGTGCCTTGATTGGGAATCATCTAAGTCGTTTATGTGCGATTTGATTTCGTACATAACGACTAGACTTGCATACAGGACATGACACTGCATTTGCATTCTCACCATAAAACAATGCACAATCGTATTGACAAACATCAATTTGCTCATAGCCTAAGCCCACCTCACAAAGAAGCTTCCTCGTCTGGTAATAATTCCCTGGGCACTGATTACCCTCGGGCAATATCTCTCTCAAACACTCCAAAAGACCGTCGAATGATTTATCTGTCCATTTGTTAAGAACTTTGAGATTCATCAACTTCACCATCACGCTTCAGACAGAGAAACCTTTACAATTATTGTACAAAGGCTTATGAAGTGACTCAAACAATGCATCATACTTGTCATCCACATTAAGTGGAGATTCATCATTGAAGTCACTAGTTGGACCAATGTCAAAATACTTACTACCAATAGCATCATGAAGACCTGCCGCCAAATCATCACGTTGATCTGAATCTTCAACATTATCCTCGGTATCGAATAATCCTTCATCTTCTACTTCCTCTGCTTGCTCACCATGGTGATACCACCTTGTGTAAGTACTAAGAAATCCATGAGTGATCAAGTGCACCTTTATCACATGCATGTATTGTGATTTCTTATTCACGCATCGACAACAAGGGCATAGAACCATCCCATTAGAGGCCATGGAGTGTCTTGCAACACTAATGAATTCATTCATTCCAGCAGCATATTCTGCTGAAAGTTTATTTGGAATATTTATCCAATGACGATCCATGAACCAACAAAATGGTGTCCCTTGTTGTAGTTGGTAGAGCTGATGATGAACCCAAATTCTAGAAAGAAGACATAGGAGAACAAgagcaagaaaaagaaaaagaaaggatggTAAATATTAAAGATTTTTCTCTTTTGCAGATTATTATAATTGGAATAGGAAAATAAGAAATAAGAGAGAGTGGGAGATTGATTTGGGGGAAGTGAAATGAAAAAGGAAAGGCTAAAAAGGATGAGGAAAACAATGAAAATTCTGGCGTGATAGCCTTTCATTTGAGGATTCTGTAACAACAAACAAAGATGATACAAAAAATAGACTAAACCAGTAAAACTACATTCAAATAGACTtagaaataaagaaatttaaataaaaGGTTCAGCTACTTGGAGCAGCTAAACAGTTGAGTTCTCATAGGGCTGTTTTGGCAATTATATTTACTTGTGAATGGACAATAGAGTGAAATTTGTTATGGAACATGGTCATATTTTAGTCACAGGGGCACTAGAAGTTGTCGGGATTACTTTTAATAAGAGATTTTCATACTAGACGCAATTCCTACATAAGAAAAGTAGAAATAATTAAGGTAATTAAACAACAGATGATCATGAAATTATtcactttttaaaattaaacCCCAGTTCTTTCTTCTCAATAATACATCACAAccctgattttttattttttttgttacaaAGACATGATGATGATCCCTGTTGTAAATGGTGAGAGTAGGAATTTCAAAACGTGATAAGATCAAAATTCAACAAGGCACAGAAAGGATGATACGAATGACCAATAAATTAATGCCTTAAATAATGTTTAGCATATATaccaaaaacaacaacaataataataataagaatctcGATTTGATGATCACCATAGTTTCCAATCATCAAGTACAAACATTTCTCAAGAGCACTAGTACTagtaatactatatatatatatagttctaATATTGCTAGTGGCTAAGGGGGTTTGACAGAAGAGAGAGAGCATTTTTATAGGGTCTTTAAAAGTCTGAACCCACCAAGCAGGCCTTATGGCCACACTCTGCAGCGATATATGTAAAGAAAGGCTTTTGGAAAAGACTGTAAATGATGCATGAGCAAAAAGGAAGAGAGATAAAGGGTACTACATGCCATTGAAGGTGAGTCAGTAAACGTGGTTGTGTTCTGTACATAAGAAAACAAGAAAATCGATCTTTAACTTTGATTGTCTTGTTTTGCTACatggaaaagagagagagaaaccccCCATCCATAGCTTGTAGTTGTAGATAGATATAGCTTAATTCAGTGCAACAGTAACCTGCACtccatgcacacacacacacacaccactcttaccctactactactactactctcaCGGTACTAACACCACTTCATCTTACTCTGTTTTCACATGCCAAGCCAAGCCATCTCTCAATGTAATTGCCACCTGTTCATTAATTGTCTTCTTTGTTGGACTTCTACcccttaaaatataaaaataaaaggtcACAAACCCAGTTTAACAAGCTTTTGATGACCTCTCCACCTGTGTTCCTTCTCATTTTTCCTATGtacttctgtttttttttttaactcccaagtgaaatgaaaattccttcaGCTGCTCTAGTAAAACATGTGCAGATCACCTAATACTCTTACAATCTCCAATTCAACTAAATTCACCCCATGAGGAAAAAGATAGTAAAGAAAGCAAAGATGTGTAGACAACAATGTAATCCATTATAGTCTTCGTCCTGCTCTAAGTCTCTATGTGGTCCAACAAAAACCTATAAAAGAAAGCTTACACATAAGTAGAAAAGAGAACCTACCCAAACAAAAACTCATAAATCATTTCATCTGTCCTTTATGTATGGAATATGTATTTGCTGTTAGCAGTATGTATAGACGACGATGGTGTAGACCTCGATGAGATCGTCTTGCCCCATTCAATTGAGCGGCTTGGGCATTTGGTTGAAATTATGGCATAAACCTACCAAAAgtcatataaataaaaaaaacaaataaataatatataggaGCAAGTTTGGTTGAAATTATGGCATAAACTTAAAATGCAATCTGATACGAGTATGGGCGTTTCTTCTCATAAACCTTCTAAGGATTTCTGGGCTAAAGGGGAGGACGAAAGAGGCACCCCGCTCATGCACATCTGGGTTTTTCTTCTCAGGTGGCGGTCGACGAGTATGGGTTCTTCTCTCAGGTGAGGATGGGTGCTTCTTCTCAGGTGATGGTTAGCGTCGGGGCCTCGGGGGTACTCTCGCTGAGGACGGGCGCTTGTTCTCAGGCGATGGTCAACGTCGGGGCCTCCGGGGTACTCTCGCTGAGGATGGGCGCTTCTTCTCGATGGGGGTTTCTTCGACTGGTTTTCTAAGAGGGAGAGAGACCAGACCAGAGTATTTTTTTTGTCTGAAAGGgttaaatgataaaatatatattattatgattttgtttttactgatagttagaattaatttaattttaatttttgtttttgtaatgtttatttgtttttaagATTTGTACCCTTTGTTAAAAATAATATGACATGTTAAAAATAAGTAAGATGACATGTAGGATATTTTTAACACATCATCACACAACTCAgcatcatttttattaaaaattaaaataataagagGGAAACATTGGCGCCAAATgcaaaaaaatttccctccagTATATGTGTAGGGCAACACTCTTTACTTACCCATATTATTAGTAGATAATCATCCttctaaaatattataatattggcaatatttacctaccaataaatcTTACGAATAAATATTGGTGGGTAAAAGTtcattttacctaccaatatatattggtaggtaaagatcagatttcttgtagtgccagtgggagacgttggatgtccccctggccatttAATTAAATTTGGTCTTCTTCCTCCTCATAACAACAAACAGAGAGCATCATATACGAAAAGGGGGCAgcgattttagggttttcaaggttagttttgttttaaatttttatgaattttagataattattttgataaaaaatcataggtttagcattaggatgagtaatatacatgattttgtgttagttttacatttttatgcatttttttctatacattgttagatttattagtttttccatggaggttttttatagatttaagatttcattgattttttttttaatttaacctatcacattgtatagatttcattataatatatatgttcatgattttttttaatttttatcattatttatttcaaaatttagatatatttttgtatgtatatttaaacttttttttttaaattctaactattttgttatatatatatagttatgtttaaataaatttattaaataattttaaaaatataaatatatgaaaaaatttatgtttttgttgattattgagattttaggttatgaaatattttattgattttttgtttaggttataattagtggctcatattggagttttttttttatttgtttatcaatcatttacttattaggaatttagtgatatttgtttagtaatgtttaacatattaattaatttaatttcgtaggttgtgattttggtggtgagattttagagagtattttgcatcaaaacttctgtatcaatcacacatttgaggtaattaagtttctaaaattacaataataagttatatattgctagatatttagtgatattttatttattatttattatttattaatttaattatattggtttgtggatttaatagcgaattcgattactacttgaagtaattttgctagcttttgtattattaattgcaaaaggtaaatatatattctcttacttctacttttaatattattaaacaaatgttagaggagtttgaatatcttaaatattcatccatagtgaagtaggttctgagattaaaattgtgtgcagcggtgataacggaaggttgagaacttgtgtgttttagtgtgAAGTATGTTCTAAGAAATTTGATTGTGTGttgtggagctataaggaagaaacttattgtatgttgtttgaattgtttgttttgctattcacatgcagatggttaggtcactatcataggggaaatgctgcccgattttatctaggataataaacaattaattttatatagacattctataaggaagaaacttattgtatgttgtttgaattgtttgttttgctattcacatgtagatggttaggtcactattataggggaaatgctgcccgattttatttaggataataaacgattagttttatatagacatccaactttatcacgtgcttatttagtgtcgtttcttttctttttgatagacataggagaatatatggataaatagttgatgtcagcgaataggttatctgcggaatataggatCGGGgttgatttgttcttaaggttttgttcggaaaatgtgaaagacccaaattttacttactgtccatgtcttaagtgtggaaatgttaaaaagatggatcttaaaaagattaaagaacacttatatttcaatgggatcgacaagagttacacaatttggtattaccatggggagaaagctcctattgctccaactctgccaagtagacaaaaaggagtgaggagaaatatagtagaggagaactgggatccattagatgaaatgattgacgacacACATtttggatcaggagtagacccaaataagtttgagacactccttaatgatgctgagaaaccaatttaccctggttgtacaagatttacaaaattatctgcgcttcttaggttgtacaatctaaaagctaaacatggctggagtgataaaagcattactgatttatttagttttttgaaggagttattggccgaagataatgaaattccaatttcattttatgaggcaaagaagacgttatgctcattaggcatgcagtacgaaaaaattcatgcatgtcctaatgattgcatattatatcgaaatagctTTGCAGATGCAAAAtcatgtcctacttgtggtgagttacaatggcaaaagaaaagaaatggtgacgatgtcaaggaaggagtacctgccaaagttttgtggtaccttccgccaattcctcgtttcatccgattgtttagaaatgccgaacatggtaaaagtttgtcgtggcatgctaatgaaagaataaaggatggtaaattaagacatccagctgactccCTAGCTTGGAaaagagttgatttgaagtggccttcttttggaaatgaatctcgtaatattcgtctaggtctttcgactgacgggtttaatccacacgcatctcttagcagtaagtatatagttgttggcctgttatgcttgttatttacaatctacccccatggttgtgtatgaagagaaagtttacgcttttgaccttgttgatatcaggacctaaacaacctggtaatgacattGATGTCTATCTAGCCCCTCTtatatagatgacttgaaaactttgtgggatgaagggatta
The Humulus lupulus chromosome 6, drHumLupu1.1, whole genome shotgun sequence DNA segment above includes these coding regions:
- the LOC133786258 gene encoding uncharacterized protein LOC133786258, which translates into the protein MVKLMNLKVLNKWTDKSFDGLLECLREILPEGNQCPGNYYQTRKLLCEVGLGYEQIDVCQYDCALFYGENANAVSCPVRKNEAGILRHPADGDAWKHFNNVYLDFAADSRSVRMGLASDGFNPLSNMTSTYSPKSPGKDYDVFLKPLIEELKELWDGVNAYDLVNMVNAYTRSRRITDKQCFMGHRCYLKRNHSWRKSKEYDGSTELRCPPRTFTGDDILKQLEEIPIHTPGKAPSNSSRKCKRGEKELNWCKRSVLFELSYWSKLLLRHNLDVMHIEKNVCDNIIGTLLDIEGKSKDNLKARKDLQNLNIREELWLKKDPSNNKLEKPYASYTLTREECKDFCKFIQSVRLPDGYASNISRCATDNDKLGGMKTHDWHVLLHKILPAALLPFLTDNIRGTLIELCQFFQKICAKTLQISDIEQLRDGIVIILCKLEKIFPPSFFTKMVHLCVHLPDQVLLGGPVASRWMFGTERHMGLYKKYVRNMSRPDGSIAEAFVVDDAVTFLSRYVSNIETRFTRPERNWDIPSPNHKLDVFNSNVRPFGASTIKLLQNWRKVVQWYILNNSVDDIQDFIDCWKKKVFQIQKLPYSTKNNFLLGLRIKCLKCEFKNHLLPMMICTIYLKVHLNGTTPTKVLSFVLDRKVFLFRCKWYNSNPKGRSIVVDHNLTSINTSTDWYSNEPFILATQAQQVFYLLDMKRGSNWRIVQKVNHRSIYDIPEIMEEAVNNDVFQEEESFQFPPFQPTEYFIESSSLVRLDVPSVTLSDQLVVDLFLNQNQNVDKDSDLDEDFDEGNIFCNNETFLSSDDTKSSTESECDDDADS